A single window of Vibrio stylophorae DNA harbors:
- a CDS encoding nucleotidyltransferase domain-containing protein translates to MKYPSTLPHQHQQLLEQILAQFSQDARLVGIAAGGSYASNHMDQFSDLDLIIAIDPEHYAAVMAQRFQLIEKIPGCVSAFTGEHVGEPRLVIALYAPHAIHVDFKFVSLSDAAQRVDDAKILWQRDEQLTKMYDMQAPCYPQPNAQWIEDRFWIWLHYGATKIGRGEYFEAMEFLSFLRTTVLSPLALRQHNLTPSGVRTIEMRLPQFAEQLKATIAVPEPRSLLQAFEQTVALYQTLRQQESVQRHAEAEQLALSYLAQIKATVQSNPYA, encoded by the coding sequence ATGAAATATCCAAGCACCCTACCCCATCAGCACCAGCAGCTTCTCGAACAAATTTTGGCGCAATTTTCACAAGACGCGCGACTAGTCGGCATCGCCGCTGGCGGATCCTATGCTAGCAATCACATGGATCAATTTAGCGATCTCGATTTAATCATCGCTATCGATCCCGAGCATTATGCGGCAGTGATGGCTCAGCGTTTTCAGCTTATCGAAAAGATCCCAGGTTGCGTCAGTGCTTTTACCGGTGAACATGTCGGCGAGCCACGTTTAGTGATCGCCCTTTATGCGCCTCATGCGATCCACGTTGATTTTAAATTTGTCTCACTGAGCGATGCCGCCCAACGAGTCGATGATGCGAAAATTCTTTGGCAGCGCGATGAACAGCTAACGAAAATGTATGACATGCAAGCCCCCTGCTATCCGCAGCCCAATGCGCAGTGGATTGAGGATCGCTTCTGGATTTGGCTGCACTATGGCGCAACGAAAATTGGCCGAGGTGAGTATTTTGAGGCGATGGAGTTTCTCTCCTTTTTGCGAACCACGGTACTTTCGCCACTGGCACTTCGCCAGCACAACCTCACGCCATCCGGTGTGCGTACCATTGAAATGCGATTACCGCAATTTGCTGAGCAGCTCAAAGCGACCATAGCGGTACCTGAGCCGCGCTCACTACTGCAAGCATTTGAGCAAACCGTAGCGTTATACCAAACATTGCGACAGCAAGAGTCCGTACAGCGACATGCAGAAGCGGAGCAGTTAGCGCTTAGCTATCTGGCGCAAATAAAAGCAACCGTGCAAAGCAATCCCTATGCTTAA
- the plsY gene encoding glycerol-3-phosphate 1-O-acyltransferase PlsY produces MTPLPFLIIIAAYLLGSISSAVLICRICGLPDPRSHGSNNPGATNVLRIGGKGPAAAVLLCDILKGMIPVWGSYFLDLNPLILGIVAIAACLGHIYPIFFHFQGGKGVATALGALAPIGADLAGMLMGTWLITILLFGYSSLASVVAALVAPLFTFWVKSQYTMPVAMLSCLIVYRHFDNLRRLANGEEDKVWKKKQQLKAALKEHNEDAETLSEKSVK; encoded by the coding sequence ATGACCCCCTTACCTTTTTTGATCATCATTGCTGCTTATTTACTGGGCTCGATTTCCAGCGCAGTGCTGATCTGTCGTATCTGTGGTCTACCAGATCCGCGCAGTCATGGCTCAAACAATCCCGGCGCAACCAATGTGCTCCGCATTGGCGGCAAAGGTCCGGCCGCTGCCGTACTTTTGTGCGATATTCTCAAAGGGATGATACCTGTTTGGGGAAGCTACTTTCTAGACTTAAACCCTTTGATCCTTGGTATCGTGGCCATTGCCGCTTGTCTTGGTCATATCTACCCCATCTTTTTCCATTTTCAAGGCGGTAAAGGCGTTGCCACGGCATTAGGCGCATTGGCACCGATTGGTGCTGATCTTGCTGGCATGTTGATGGGAACTTGGCTGATTACGATTTTACTATTTGGCTATTCCTCTCTGGCTTCTGTCGTCGCCGCGCTGGTTGCTCCGCTTTTTACCTTTTGGGTGAAATCGCAATACACCATGCCCGTAGCCATGCTCTCTTGCCTGATTGTTTATCGCCACTTTGATAATTTGCGCCGACTTGCCAATGGCGAAGAAGACAAAGTGTGGAAGAAAAAACAACAGCTCAAAGCGGCACTGAAAGAGCATAACGAGGATGCGGAAACGCTCAGTGAGAAATCTGTGAAATAA
- a CDS encoding multifunctional CCA addition/repair protein, whose translation MQIYLVGGAVRDQLLGIAAKDKDWVVVGATPEAMLAQGYQTVGQDFPVFLHPKTKEEYALARTERKSGHGYKGFICYSAPDVTLEEDLLRRDLTINAMAQADDGSLIDPYGGQQDLKQGILRHVSAAFSEDPLRVLRVARFAARFAHLGFTIADETLQLMRQMGNAGELNHLTAERVWQEWQRALTTPSPEVFLQVLRDCGALAILLPEMDALFGVPQSASSHPEIDCGVHMLMVAKQAAKLTDDPCIRFAAQLHDLGKGLTAADALPRHPEHEQAGVALVKNLCQRIKVPAQYRDLALQVCALHGQVHQLAHLSGEAIIALLNQLDAWRKPERVAQLAIACSADHAGRLGFENEPYPQATWLKQAFELAAQVDVQMIIAQGIKGAAIRDALNTKRAQVLAPLIESMQAFKA comes from the coding sequence ATGCAAATTTACCTTGTTGGCGGCGCAGTTCGCGACCAATTACTTGGCATTGCAGCAAAAGACAAAGACTGGGTTGTGGTTGGTGCGACACCAGAGGCAATGCTTGCTCAAGGCTACCAAACCGTGGGCCAAGATTTCCCGGTATTTTTGCATCCAAAAACCAAAGAAGAATACGCACTGGCGCGCACCGAACGCAAATCTGGCCATGGCTATAAAGGCTTTATCTGCTACAGCGCGCCCGATGTCACGCTCGAAGAAGATCTACTGCGTCGCGATCTCACCATTAATGCCATGGCCCAAGCCGATGATGGCAGCTTGATCGATCCTTACGGTGGTCAGCAGGATCTTAAACAAGGTATTTTACGCCATGTCTCCGCAGCTTTTAGTGAAGATCCACTACGCGTATTGCGCGTTGCTCGCTTTGCGGCGCGTTTTGCTCACCTAGGTTTCACCATTGCCGATGAAACCCTGCAATTGATGCGTCAAATGGGCAACGCAGGAGAGCTCAACCACCTCACTGCCGAACGGGTTTGGCAAGAGTGGCAACGTGCCCTCACCACACCATCACCTGAGGTATTTTTGCAAGTACTACGCGATTGCGGCGCACTGGCGATTTTATTGCCTGAAATGGATGCGCTCTTTGGCGTCCCGCAATCGGCGAGCTCGCATCCAGAAATTGATTGCGGCGTACATATGCTCATGGTGGCCAAGCAAGCCGCTAAACTCACCGATGATCCTTGTATTCGCTTTGCCGCGCAGCTGCATGATTTAGGCAAAGGACTCACCGCTGCCGATGCGCTGCCGCGCCATCCTGAGCATGAGCAAGCAGGCGTGGCTCTGGTCAAAAATCTATGCCAACGCATTAAGGTGCCAGCACAATATCGCGATCTTGCGCTGCAAGTGTGCGCTCTGCATGGCCAAGTGCATCAGCTGGCTCATTTATCGGGCGAAGCGATCATTGCACTATTGAATCAACTCGACGCATGGCGAAAACCTGAGCGCGTAGCACAACTCGCCATTGCCTGCTCCGCAGATCATGCGGGGCGTTTGGGCTTTGAGAACGAACCCTATCCACAGGCCACGTGGCTCAAACAAGCATTTGAATTAGCCGCGCAAGTGGATGTTCAGATGATCATTGCACAAGGGATCAAAGGCGCCGCCATACGTGATGCACTCAATACCAAGCGCGCGCAAGTGCTAGCGCCATTGATTGAAAGCATGCAAGCTTTTAAAGCTTAA
- a CDS encoding undecaprenyl-diphosphate phosphatase: protein MSHVEAFILALIQGFTEFLPISSSAHLILPSEVLGWPDQGTAFDVAIHVGSLMAVMIYFRHEIVTLLSAWLKSIFKKESSRESHLAWMIIFSTIPACVFGLFIADFMDALRSSLVIATTTLIFGVLLWWVDVRATQKQDEYQTTAKQAWLIGLAQAAALIPGTSRSGATMTAALYLGFTREAAARFSFLMSIPIILLAGGYEAIALVQDPSLMDWNAMALGVATSFVSALICIHLFLGIISRMGMAPFAIYRVFLGIGLLVMVLG from the coding sequence ATGAGTCATGTTGAAGCTTTTATTTTGGCCCTAATTCAGGGGTTCACTGAGTTTCTGCCGATTTCAAGCTCGGCGCATTTAATTCTGCCTTCGGAAGTTTTGGGTTGGCCCGATCAAGGCACTGCCTTTGACGTCGCCATTCATGTCGGTAGTTTGATGGCGGTGATGATCTACTTTCGTCATGAGATCGTTACCCTATTAAGTGCCTGGCTGAAGTCGATTTTCAAAAAGGAAAGTAGCCGAGAATCGCATTTGGCGTGGATGATTATTTTCTCCACGATTCCAGCATGTGTCTTTGGTTTGTTTATTGCTGACTTTATGGATGCGCTGCGCTCTAGTTTGGTCATTGCCACAACCACCCTCATTTTTGGTGTCCTTCTTTGGTGGGTTGATGTTCGTGCAACGCAAAAGCAAGATGAGTACCAAACCACTGCAAAACAGGCATGGTTGATTGGTTTAGCGCAAGCTGCCGCTTTGATTCCCGGCACCTCACGCTCAGGTGCCACCATGACTGCAGCGCTGTATTTAGGTTTTACTCGTGAAGCAGCGGCGCGTTTTTCATTTTTAATGTCCATTCCAATTATTTTGCTGGCAGGTGGCTATGAAGCTATTGCCCTAGTGCAAGATCCAAGCTTGATGGATTGGAACGCCATGGCGCTAGGGGTTGCGACCTCTTTTGTTAGCGCGCTGATCTGTATCCATCTCTTCCTTGGCATTATCAGTCGCATGGGGATGGCACCATTTGCCATTTACCGTGTCTTCCTAGGGATTGGTTTGCTGGTGATGGTTTTAGGCTAA
- the folB gene encoding dihydroneopterin aldolase, which yields MDKVFIDQLEVICTIGVYEWEKTISQKLVLDIEMGWDNQPAARSDDVALALDYASVSEAVTKHLQAKPIELVERVAEEVADLIFDRFAVPWLRIRVNKPGAVANARSVGVEIERQRR from the coding sequence GTGGATAAAGTCTTTATTGATCAATTGGAAGTGATTTGTACCATCGGCGTTTATGAGTGGGAGAAAACCATTTCACAAAAACTGGTACTGGATATCGAAATGGGTTGGGATAACCAACCAGCGGCGCGTAGTGATGATGTGGCGCTGGCTTTGGATTATGCCAGCGTGAGTGAAGCAGTGACAAAGCACCTGCAAGCGAAACCCATTGAATTGGTTGAACGCGTTGCTGAAGAGGTGGCCGATCTGATCTTTGATCGTTTTGCCGTGCCTTGGTTGCGCATTCGCGTGAACAAGCCGGGTGCGGTGGCCAATGCGCGTAGCGTGGGTGTTGAAATTGAGCGTCAGCGCCGATGA
- the folK gene encoding 2-amino-4-hydroxy-6-hydroxymethyldihydropteridine diphosphokinase: MNTAYIGVGSNIEPERYIARALALLQQQFGTLQCSSLYRSAPLGFDGPPFINAVIALKTGCGAQSLISKLKNIEQQCDRSLPQDVKGHTLDLDLLLFDSQSCYHPDLPRQDIIKFAFVAMPLAELAPNLLTALDPRSMVDIAAELAARYPLKREPMPSYWIKQYESC, encoded by the coding sequence ATGAACACTGCTTATATTGGTGTTGGCAGTAATATTGAGCCCGAGCGTTATATTGCTCGCGCGCTTGCGCTATTGCAGCAGCAATTTGGCACCCTGCAGTGCTCTAGCTTGTATCGCTCTGCGCCACTTGGATTTGATGGTCCGCCATTTATCAATGCGGTGATCGCGCTTAAAACTGGTTGCGGCGCACAATCATTGATTTCGAAATTGAAGAACATAGAGCAGCAATGCGATCGGTCTCTCCCTCAGGATGTAAAAGGGCACACCCTTGATCTCGATCTACTGCTATTTGACTCGCAAAGCTGCTACCATCCGGACCTACCTAGACAAGACATCATCAAATTTGCCTTTGTCGCGATGCCGCTCGCAGAGCTGGCACCTAACCTTTTGACGGCGTTAGACCCGCGTTCCATGGTGGATATTGCAGCTGAGCTTGCAGCGCGTTATCCATTAAAGCGCGAGCCCATGCCGTCGTATTGGATAAAACAATATGAGTCATGTTGA
- a CDS encoding AAA family ATPase → MYQDYYQLKELPFTIVPNARFVFLSARHREALHQLTSGLANGGGLGLLTGEVGTGKTTVARLLMTKLDKEAQIGMLLNPTLTVEELLTDICKAFDIECPSPVTIKERTDLIYDHLMANHEAGKQSLLLVDEAQHLLPQVLEQLRLLTNLETDQHKLLKVVLIGQPELQHLLQHESLRQLAQRITARYHLMPLTTNEVGQYIRHRLDVAGAMRPLFDQRAIDVFAKATSGVPRLINLCCDKALQLAQQRSLMTVDRPTAVRACQEVLEWQTASVDQKALRATQRRNRIAKLTLSLAALGVAAWAFAPRLQQLMDARLPAASPASAVASTPATSIPASAPHSTLSSTPGEDAFARLQQVDSTGVNGHSVEMAVASESERAQLAKAIEQSRNQERAFIHLYETWGYQVFPREAKCSSADRAGLHCYKGESNLDLLSRLNRPVILTLQDDRYIPYYAVLYRQWPDSYELLVGDIAIRVTKSWLQQYWRGDMVTLWRPPEGGARSIRYGQRGERVQWLDGALQEWLGIKDLSIERFDQTLLARVRQFQEANGLAPDGVAGPETLMMLDAALKLPGPTLRPVASRDKAPKPAWTEPKLVTFSVMPMPTFFAEPLAPKAENEYSNLTPEIVAEPAAKKKPTKPTASPEKVKTASVNQQSEDLNLDEIDYSSMSPELAAQLREAVAATADDEPMGSVTQPLEKLPNALRRQLPPLNFQTHLYASNPERRWVKVNDVEVRQGEMIAPNLKLVAIEPRSVVLQYNDVRFSMPALSEWAGE, encoded by the coding sequence ATGTATCAGGATTATTATCAGCTCAAAGAGCTCCCTTTTACCATCGTCCCCAATGCTCGATTTGTCTTTTTAAGCGCGCGTCACCGTGAAGCTTTGCACCAGCTTACCTCAGGTTTGGCTAATGGCGGTGGTTTAGGACTGCTTACGGGCGAGGTGGGAACCGGGAAAACCACTGTGGCACGCCTGTTGATGACCAAGCTGGATAAAGAAGCGCAAATTGGCATGCTGCTCAATCCAACATTGACAGTGGAAGAGCTGCTGACCGACATCTGTAAAGCCTTTGATATTGAATGCCCAAGTCCGGTGACGATTAAAGAGCGTACGGACTTAATTTACGATCATTTGATGGCCAACCATGAGGCGGGTAAGCAAAGCCTATTATTGGTCGATGAAGCGCAGCATCTACTGCCACAAGTACTTGAGCAGCTTCGTTTGCTCACCAATTTAGAAACGGATCAGCACAAGCTATTAAAAGTGGTGCTGATTGGTCAGCCAGAATTGCAGCATCTGCTGCAGCATGAAAGTTTACGTCAGCTCGCGCAGCGTATTACGGCGCGATACCACTTGATGCCGCTCACCACCAATGAAGTGGGGCAATATATTCGCCACCGTCTGGATGTGGCCGGCGCTATGCGTCCGCTTTTTGATCAGCGCGCCATTGATGTCTTTGCCAAGGCGACCAGCGGTGTGCCACGTTTGATTAACCTGTGTTGCGATAAAGCACTACAGCTCGCGCAGCAACGCAGTTTGATGACAGTGGATCGTCCCACGGCAGTGCGCGCTTGCCAAGAGGTGCTAGAGTGGCAAACCGCCAGTGTGGACCAAAAAGCGCTGCGCGCAACGCAGCGCCGTAATCGCATCGCTAAATTGACCTTGAGCTTAGCGGCCTTGGGTGTTGCTGCTTGGGCCTTTGCGCCGCGTTTACAGCAATTGATGGATGCGCGTTTGCCTGCCGCGAGTCCGGCATCTGCGGTGGCATCGACACCTGCAACTTCAATACCAGCTTCAGCGCCACATTCGACCCTATCCTCGACGCCGGGTGAGGATGCTTTTGCGCGTTTACAGCAAGTAGATTCGACGGGTGTGAATGGCCATAGCGTGGAAATGGCGGTGGCAAGCGAGTCTGAACGAGCACAACTGGCCAAGGCGATTGAGCAAAGTCGTAATCAAGAGCGCGCCTTTATTCATCTTTATGAAACTTGGGGCTACCAAGTTTTTCCTCGTGAAGCCAAATGTAGCTCGGCGGATCGCGCTGGCTTACATTGCTATAAAGGTGAAAGTAATCTTGATCTGCTTTCGCGACTCAATCGACCGGTGATTTTGACCCTGCAAGATGATCGCTATATCCCATATTATGCGGTGCTTTATCGTCAATGGCCTGATAGCTATGAGTTGCTGGTGGGTGATATTGCCATTCGTGTGACTAAGTCTTGGCTGCAGCAATATTGGCGTGGTGATATGGTCACCCTATGGCGTCCGCCAGAAGGCGGCGCGCGTAGTATTCGCTATGGCCAACGTGGTGAGCGCGTGCAATGGCTCGATGGCGCATTGCAAGAGTGGTTGGGAATTAAGGATCTGAGCATCGAGCGCTTTGATCAAACCTTGCTTGCCCGTGTCAGACAGTTCCAAGAAGCCAATGGTTTGGCACCTGATGGTGTGGCTGGGCCGGAAACCTTGATGATGCTTGATGCTGCGTTGAAATTGCCGGGGCCAACACTGCGTCCGGTGGCTTCTCGCGATAAAGCGCCAAAACCAGCATGGACTGAGCCAAAATTGGTGACCTTTAGTGTAATGCCGATGCCGACGTTCTTTGCTGAGCCTTTAGCGCCAAAAGCTGAAAATGAGTACAGCAATTTAACGCCAGAAATTGTGGCTGAGCCTGCGGCAAAGAAAAAACCGACTAAGCCAACCGCATCGCCAGAAAAGGTGAAAACGGCATCTGTGAATCAACAAAGCGAAGATCTGAACCTTGATGAGATTGACTACTCATCGATGTCACCTGAGCTGGCCGCGCAACTTCGCGAGGCGGTGGCCGCAACCGCAGATGATGAACCCATGGGCTCTGTCACTCAGCCTTTAGAGAAGCTACCGAATGCCTTACGTCGACAGTTACCGCCGCTGAATTTTCAAACCCATTTGTATGCCTCTAATCCT